TCTCAGGGTGGGAAGGGTTCCAGGTGATGTTCATATTCTTAATAAAGTCAATTGACGGATGGAGGCCATGCACGGATCAATGATGATAGCTTTCAACAAACCAAAGATTCTGATGAATTCAATTTGGTGGACCTCCTGTCACTTAAAAAtaagtcagggacttccctggtggtccagggcttcAGAAGTGGTGCTTCCAccacaggaggtgcaggttcaatctctgggtggggaattaagatcccgcatgctgtgcgctgggcttcccaggtggcactagtggtaaagaactctcctgccagtgcaggagacctaagagacatcagtttgatccctgagacgcgaagatcccttggaggagagcatggcaacccattccagtattcttgcctgcagaatcccgtggacagaggggcctactgggttacagcccatagggtcctaaagagctggacgtgactgaagtgacagcacacagGCTTGCTCTATGCAGCCCAAAGAAttgataaagtaaaaataacaagCCAAATGCCTGCTTCCTTtgtgtcaaagtgaaagtgttagtcactcagtcgtgtcctaccctttgtgacgccatggactgttgcctgcctgcattacgggcagattctttaccttctgagccaccacggaagcccctctTCATGTCAAGCACTCTGTTAACTCATTTTCTTTCCATGCCAATGCTGGGAAGGGTTGTGgccccattttgcagaggaggaaactgagtcttagCAAAGCCGCATGAGTTGACCACGGTGATGCAGCTGAATCAGCAGCCTGGGCCTGTCCCTGAGTCCTGTGGCCCCAGGCCAGTGCTTCGCTGCATGTGGAGAGGAAGGGCGCACACCCCCCTTACCGGCAGCGAGCTGGGCAGCGACTCCTCCCAGCCCTCATCCTGCTCCAGGACCCGGGGAGCTGAGGATGGTGGCTGCTCAGCGCGGAGCCCTTGGTTCTCCTCCGTCAGGCGCTTTACCTCGTGGCTCAGGCACTTGTGGGAGTTGGCCAGCTCTGCCTGGGGGTGGAGAGTTTAGGACGAGGCGATGAGGGGATTGGCGTCTCCTGTGAGGCCAGACCCTGAGCCCTCCTCCCAGACACTGGAAGGAGAACCAGGAAGCCCACACCCTCCTTctcagctgagaaaagaagaaacaccCTTCAGTAAGCGTCTTTGGCTCCCaagctcattatttttttttttcccttgtttgcttgagggatcttagttgcccaagcATGTCAAGCTCTTTCTACAGCCTCCTCGATGATTTTGAGGTCACACAGTGGCAGCCACAGGCCACATCGGTTTTATGTGGTCCCTGGATATTCATtcaaggactgatgatgaagctgaagctccagtactttggccacctgatgcaaagagctgactcattagaaaagaccttgatgctaggaaagattgacagcaggaggagaaggggatgacagaggatgaaatggttggatggcatcaccgactcgatggatgtgagtttgagcaaactccaggagacaaagaaggacagggaagcctggcatgctgcagtccatggggttgcaaagagtcagacatgactgaacgactaaacaacaactttaaaACCTGGGAGACTACACACAAATATCCGGATCTGGCTTCTCTTGACAAATGAGAAAACCAGGCAACATGAAGCCTGAATTCCCACGTGCCGCAGTCAGCAGAGTTGAGGGGCATGAAGCCCCCTTTACAGGGTCTGTTTGCCTGCTGCTCCCTCTGGCCGTACACCAGACCTTGTTCAATCATTTGCCTCTCTTGTCTCGAGAAGCATCCGATTTTGCAATCTCTGCTTTTCATCCTCATGACTCTGCAAGCTAGGACCCATTATTGCAATTTCACCATGTCGAGGCTGCGGCTCTGGGCTTGTGGGACTAGCTTAAAGATCACTGAGTTGAGTGTGCGGTGGGCTCTGTCTAAATGCGGTACTGGGTGCCCTGGAAGCCCTCTTATCAGAAAGCCTTACCAACTCCAGGGTGAAGCCAGAGCAGATCGGGGTGGGGGAAGGCTGTAGGACAGGTGTCTCGACTTTCCACGTGGGCCTCAACCAATTCCCCTCCCACTCCTCTCCTGGCCCCCCTGGCCCCCCgccctcaccatctgcagttgaaCGCGCTCCTGCGCCTGGCTCACGGTTCCCTGCAGGGTCCGCAGCAGCTGCTCTGAGTTCTGGACCTGAGCCAGGAGGACTTGCATctgtgggtggaggtggggcgAGGGTGAGGCGGGGCCAGAAGGAAGCCGGGAGTAGAGGCCCTGTGGGGCTGGAGCTGAGGCTGAACCCACCTGCTTGGCGCAGTCCTCATTGCTCCGTCTCAGGCCCTCCTGCAGCTCGTCCCGCTCCCGGCTGACGCTCTCCAGGTCCTTCTGCAGCTGCTGCCCCTGCCATAGATCCCGGCCTCAGCCTCAACGGCCAAGGAGAggcctccctcctctccaggcCTCTCACACCTTGCCTCCTGCAGCTCCTTGGGCAGTGCCAGCATCCACCCAGTCGTTCCAGCTGTAAGCTCGGAACGGACGTTGactcttctctgtcctccactacccgGGTCCGGACCACCAGCAGGCCCTGCCCGGCAGCCTCCAGAATGAATTCCAAATCCACTCATTTGTCTCCATCTCGGCTGCCACCTCCTGGTCCCAGTCACCACCTTCCTCTAAACTACATCAAGCGTCACCCTTCCAACCAGCCACCTTGCTTCTCCTGTTACCCCTTCCCCAGATTATAATCCATTCTCACCTAGAGAGACCAGTGACCCATGATGAGCTcaaagcagagcaggcctctCCCTGCCTTAAACTCCACAGAGGCTTCCCACAGCTCCTGGTCTGAAACGCAAACTTCATGGCTGGCCCCGAAGCTGAGGCCGACCTCCTGTGGCCCCTGCCTGCCTTTCTGACCtcatctctcttcccctccttggCAGCCTTCCAGCTCCTCAGACACACCACAGTATGTCTATCCTCTGGGCCTTGGAAGCTGCAGATCCTTTGGTCTCTGATCTTCAGAAAGCACCTCTCTTGCCAGCTAGGAAGATCTCCTGCCCTGCCAGTCTCTACTTCAtaatcctaatttttaaaaagatttttttggtatgttgatcatttttaaagtctttattgaatttgtagtGTTACTTCTGTGGTTTCCGTGTTCTGGGTTTTTAGCCGCAAGGCATacggaatcttagctccctgaccagggatcgaacctgtggcccctgcattggaaggtggtatcttaaccactggacagccatgGAGCTCCCTCCACAACCCTGTTGAGTTTTGTGGTGGGAGTCTCCCCCTATGATGCTGTCTTCCTCATGGGCCCATGTGCATGTCTGGGCCTGGATTCCTCACTAGAGGAAGCTCCAAGAGGGTAGGAGTTTTCTTCTtcactccaggatgcctggctctagctCAGTAAGGACTTGAAgggagagatggatggatggatggatgcgtGCGTGTTGGCAGCCCGCCCTGCCCTCTCCACTCACCTCCAACTGCAGCTGCTCCCACTGGTTGTCTGGGACCAGCTGGTAACCAGGAGGGGGTAGGTAGATGCCTTCAGGGACCAGGGTGCCCGTGGACACCAGAGAGGCTGTCTCCTCCTGCTCGGGGCTCAAGCCCTGGCGGCTGCggggcagggaggcgctgccGCTGGGCCCCCCGccaagggagaaggaggagatggAGGCGCTGTCATCACAGTTGTGGGCGAAGGCCTCAGCCGCTGGGCCCCCGTCCTCACTCAGCTCCTCAAGAGGCTCCAGAGGGGGAGATGGGTCCCGGGACAGGAGCAACTCCGTGGAGCCGTGCAGGGAAGGGGGATGCCGGGGCCGTCTCTAGGGAGATGGGGCAGGGAACAGGCTGAGGGGCTGGGGTCCCGCAGCGCCCCTGCCTCCCTCAGCGCCCCCTGGCCACCCCCTCACCTGGATCTCTTGGATCAGCTCCTCCGCCCTCAGCAGTTTCGCCTTCAGCTCCTCGATCTCCTGCTCCATGGGCAGCACGATCTCCCGCAGCTTCTCCGAGTCCTCATgggcctggagaaggggaaggggcaTTGGGCAGTGACAGGCAGTCCTCCCGACTGCAGGAGCCTCAGGCCTGTCAGAGTTTTACCTTCAAGCACATCAGTTGTTCTAATCCTCCCAGGCACGTGGTATCACCCCCATTTTAGAGAGGGAAACACAGAGGCTCGGAGCGCTTACAAGGCTTACCCCAGGTCACATGGTAGGTGGCTAAAGTCACAACCGCCTTCTTGTTGCCCACTTGTAGAGGGACATACTTTTCTCCCCCAATATTGTGTGTCCCTTTTTTACATCATAGAGTCTCACATTTTCAGCTGGGCTTGTGACCTGAATCCTAGAATACCATCTACATTTCTCAGCTTCCCTGTAACTAAGCATGGTCATATGACTAAGTTTCAGCTAATGAGATGTAGGCAGACGTGCTGGGTGTAACTTCCAGGTCAACCCCTCAGGGGGAAAGGCTGTATttactcctccttctcctcctccttctggccGGCTAGAATGCAGACGTGATGGCTGGTGCTCAAGCAGTCATCCTGGACCATGAGGCAGTATACTACCTATGGCATACCAGCAACATAGGAGGAGCCTGAGTTCCTAATGACTTGTTGAGCTGCCACATCAGTCCTAGAATGTCTACTTCTGaactctaataaaaataaaagtgaaagttgtgtctgactctttgcaaccccacggactatatagttcatggaattctctaagcgagaatactggagtgggtagcctatcccttctccagcagatcttccaggcataggaatcgaaccagggtctctgtattgcaggtggattctttaccaactgagctatcaggaaaacccaagaaaaatacatttctacCTTATTTAAGCCCCTGTTGATCTGGGTTTTCAAACTTTGTCCTACCTGTTATGTCTTCCCACACTCCCATCGTCGCCATATTGCTGGCtgcttctcttttgctctcttttcAGGTTTGGGATTCTGTTGAACTTGTACAGTCAACAGCCTCTGGACACCTCAACTTGCGGGTtggacaggctcttctgtccttgtaCAGCCAGTCTAAACCAACTCACACTGCCATTTCTCCTCTCGTTAGCACCAGGTCAACAACAATGACCCTGCTATCCACTCAGCTATCCAAGGCAGATATTGGCCAGTCATCCATCCTCTTCCAATTCATACAAGTTCTGCCTCTTGAGTAATTCAAAAACCCATCTCAGACAAGTTCAGTGTAAACCTCCAAATGTCTTATGTGAACACTGCCAATAGGTGGGGTAAGCCTGTATGGCCCAAACAAAACACCTCTGATCCCATCTGAAGCCCTGAAATACATGCTCTGCAGATGCCCACACAGTGGATGAATGACGGCTGGATGCAGGGCCAGGACCAGAACTTCCTGACTCTGGGCCTGTGCTTCTTTCCACCGTACCTGGCAGATTTAATGTAGCAGACCCTTTCTCCTTCACCACCCTGCATAACCACTCCCTGAGGAACACTTAGAATGCAAGTATAGTGGCAGTCCCTGCAGGCAAATTGTGGGTGGGAGGCCTTCCTTTCTTGTGCTCCTGTTTAGATCTTTGTCCTTCTCACCAGGAGATTTACTCCATCTCCCTGAGCTTCACGTATAAGGTGAGCCTCACATTCCTCATGTATAATGTGAGTAAGTACCCACCTCACAGGGCA
This window of the Capricornis sumatraensis isolate serow.1 chromosome 3, serow.2, whole genome shotgun sequence genome carries:
- the RABEP2 gene encoding rab GTPase-binding effector protein 2 isoform X3; this translates as MAAAAPAAAGEDGRRRLPGAALDIQPQEGAKVEAESGELERLRAELAGALAEMETMKAVAEVSESTKAEAVAAVQRQCQEEVASLQAILKDSISSYEAQITSLKQERQQQQQDCEEKERELGRLKQLLSRAHPLDSLEKQMEKAHEDSEKLREIVLPMEQEIEELKAKLLRAEELIQEIQRRPRHPPSLHGSTELLLSRDPSPPLEPLEELSEDGGPAAEAFAHNCDDSASISSFSLGGGPSGSASLPRSRQGLSPEQEETASLVSTGTLVPEGIYLPPPGYQLVPDNQWEQLQLEGQQLQKDLESVSRERDELQEGLRRSNEDCAKQMQVLLAQVQNSEQLLRTLQGTVSQAQERVQLQMAELANSHKCLSHEVKRLTEENQGLRAEQPPSSAPRVLEQDEGWEESLPSSLPELQQLVRRTQQEARARQQAQEHEAERLRIEIVTLREALDEETAARASLEGQLRVQREETEVLEA